The DNA segment CCAACTCCAGGGACTGATCAGCAAAATAAAAAATACGTCTCGCCATCTCCACACCGGCCAATATTCCCTGATCCTTTACAAGCAGTTTGGCCTGGCCATGCTTATCAGCCGGAATGCAAGCCTCGGAAGTGTGATCTGCTTCTTGTATATCTTCCAGAAAAGCGTTTTGAATAAAGAGAATAAAATGCCGCTCTATTTCCTGAAAAAGTGCAGGATTGCTACCCACCAAAACCTTGAATGTATTAATGATTGGAATTACTCCTTCTCGAAACGGAGTTGCTGAATGAAGAGAGAACCGTTTATCTCCTTTATGAAAAAGTAAGTTCGGAAAGCACCATTGTTTGTTACAAGGTTTCCGATAGCATATTTACAGCCTTTGGCAGAAGATCCGGTGTGTATAATTTTAAAGGAAGTCGGCTGATGATTGGAGAAAAAATCCTTGAGAATCATCTCAGCCTGTGTTTTACTGTATACATTCTCATCTGTGAGAATAGTGAGTTCCACACTGGAATTGAAAAGCCGGGAGACCTCCCTGGAGTTTCCGGTTCGTATAGCCGAGGTTATGTCTTCCAGGATATCCGCTTGGGCGGTAGCCACAAATGGGAAGCTCGTGATGAGAATAAAAAGATAAATGTTGAATTGCTTCATGCAGTCCTGGATTTGATTTCTGAGTTTAACGAAAATTATGCCATGAGACCATAAAGATATTGTCCCGTATATTTTGAATATTGCCCCACTTGTGAAGTCACAGCCCCTAAAGATTAAGTTCCCCTGCTTTCTATCTTTGCCCCATGCAAAAACCGCAGAAAACCGCGCTCATCATTCTTGATGGTTGGGGACATGGACCGGACAATCCAAAAATCAATGCAATTCGCAAAGCCCATACCCCCTTTGTTGACAGCCTGTATCTCAACTATCCCCATGCAGAGCTAAAGACCTATGGAGAAAGTGCCGGACTTCCTGCCGGGCAAATGGGTAATTCCGAGGTAGGACATCTCAATATTGGTGCAGGTCGCATAGTTCACCAGCAATTGGTACGCATTAATATGGCATTTCGCAAGGATGAGGTTTATCATAACCCGGTGGTCACCAAAGCCTTTCAAGATGCTCTGCAACAAAAGAAAAAAGTTCACTTAATTGGATTGGTTTCCGCTGGAGGCGTCCACAGCCATATAAACCATCTTATTGCCCTCTGTGAATTAGCGCACCGGGCAGGCCTGCGGGATGTCTTTATCCATGCATTTACCGATGGCCGCGATACGGGCACACATGAAGCCCTGGAGCATCTGCAGAAAATTCAGGAGGAATGCCGGAAGACCACCGGGCAAATCGCCTCCGTAACCGGGCGCTACTATGCAATGGACAGAGACAAACGCTGGGAAAGGACCAAACTTGCCTATGATATGATGGTACATGGAAAGGGACAATCTTTTACTGATCCGATAGAAGCAATCAGGGAATCTTATGATCAAGGCATTACGGATGAGTTCATCAAACCAGTGGTGATCGTGAAAGAGGATGGAAGCCCTGTTGCAACAATTTCCGATGGTGATGTTGTCATCAACTTCAACTTCAGGACTGACAGGGGGCGGCAAATTAGCGAGGCGCTGACGCAGCGGGACTTTCCTGAGCACAATATGCAGAAGCTAAACCTGCATTATCTCACCTTTACAGAATATGACGCTACCTTCAAAAATGTGGAGGTGATTTTTGAAAACAAAAATATTGAAAACACCCTGGGAGAAGTCCTGGAGAAAGCAGGAAAGACCCAAATGAGGATAGCTGAAACTGAAAAATATCCGCATGTCACCTTCTTCTTTTCGGGCGGCCGGGAGGATGAATTTGAAGGGGAATTCCGCAGAATGATCCCCTCCACTAAAGTGGCCACCTATGATCTGCAACCGGAAATGAATGCTGAAGAAGTCACCCGCCAGGCCATTGAAAGCATTGAGCAGAAGGCTCCTGACTTTGTGTGTCTCAATTTTGCGAACCCTGATATGGTGGGACATACGGGCGTTTTTGATGCTGTGGTTAAAGCACTGGAAACGATTGACGATTGCCTCAAAAAGGTAGTGAGCGC comes from the Bacteroidia bacterium genome and includes:
- the gpmI gene encoding 2,3-bisphosphoglycerate-independent phosphoglycerate mutase yields the protein MQKPQKTALIILDGWGHGPDNPKINAIRKAHTPFVDSLYLNYPHAELKTYGESAGLPAGQMGNSEVGHLNIGAGRIVHQQLVRINMAFRKDEVYHNPVVTKAFQDALQQKKKVHLIGLVSAGGVHSHINHLIALCELAHRAGLRDVFIHAFTDGRDTGTHEALEHLQKIQEECRKTTGQIASVTGRYYAMDRDKRWERTKLAYDMMVHGKGQSFTDPIEAIRESYDQGITDEFIKPVVIVKEDGSPVATISDGDVVINFNFRTDRGRQISEALTQRDFPEHNMQKLNLHYLTFTEYDATFKNVEVIFENKNIENTLGEVLEKAGKTQMRIAETEKYPHVTFFFSGGREDEFEGEFRRMIPSTKVATYDLQPEMNAEEVTRQAIESIEQKAPDFVCLNFANPDMVGHTGVFDAVVKALETIDDCLKKVVSACIKNDYAVIVTADHGNADFLVNEDGTSNTAHTKNPVPVFLINYKGEARLRDGILADLAPTVLEIMQISQPNEMTGKSLLTKN
- a CDS encoding DUF4783 domain-containing protein, with amino-acid sequence MKQFNIYLFILITSFPFVATAQADILEDITSAIRTGNSREVSRLFNSSVELTILTDENVYSKTQAEMILKDFFSNHQPTSFKIIHTGSSAKGCKYAIGNLVTNNGAFRTYFFIKEINGSLFIQQLRFEKE